AGGCCACGGCCCCCGACCCGGTCCCAGGTTAGAGAGGCCACGGCCCCCGACCCGGTCCCAGGTTAGAGAGGCCACGGCCCCCGACCCGGTCCCAGGTTAGAGAGGCCACGGCCCCCGACCCGGTCCCAGGTTAGAGAGGCCACGGCCCCCGACCCGGTCCCAGGTTAGAGAGGCCACGGCCCCCGACCCGGTCCCAGGTTAGAGAGGCTACAGACCCCGACCCGGTCCCAGGTTAGAGAGGCTACAGTCCCCGACCCGGTCCCAGGTTAGAGAGGCCACGGCCCCCGACCCGGTCCCAGGTTAGAGAGGCCACGGCCCCCGACCCGGTCCCAGGTTAGAGAGGCCACGGCCCCTGACCCGGTCCCAGGTTAGAGAGGCCACGGCCCCTGACCCGGTCCCAGGTTAGAGAGGCCACGGCTCCCGACCCGGTCCCTGGTTAGAGAGGCCACGGCCCCCGACCCGGTCCCAGGTTAGAGAGGCCACGGCCCCCGACCCGGTCCCAGGTTAGAGAGGCCACGGCCCCTGACCCGGTCCCAGGTTAGAGAGGCTACAGACCCCGACCCGGTCCCAGGTTAGAGAGGCTACAGTCCCCGACCCGGTCCCTGGTTAGAGAGGCTACAGTCCCCGACCGGTCCCAGGTTAGAGAGGCCACGGCTCCCGACCCGGTCCCTGGTTAGAGAGGCCACGGCTCCCGACCCGGTCCCTGGTTAGAGAGGCCACGGCTCCCGACCCGGTCCCTGGTTAGAGAGGCTACAGTCCCCGACCCGGTCCCAGGTTAGAGAGGCCACGGCCCCCGACCCGGTCCCAGGTTAGAGAGGCTACAGTCCCCGACCCGGTCCCTGGTTAGAGAGGCTACAGTCCCCGACCGGTCCCAGGTTAGAGAGGCCACGGCTCCCGACCCGGTCCCTGGTTAGAGAGGCCACGGCCCCCGACCCGGTCCCTGGTTAGAGAGGCCAGAGTCCCCGACCCGGTGCCTGGTTAGAGAGGCTACGGCCCCCGACCCGGTGCCTGGTTAGAGAGGCTACAGTCCCCGACCCGGTCCCAGGTTAGAGAGGCCACAGCCCCCGACCCGGTCCCTGGTTAGAGAGGCTACAGACCCCGACCCGGTCCCAGGTTAGAGGCCACCGTCTCCTTTCTGTAACACTTCTCTATTTCCTTAATAAAATAAGAATCTCAGGACTTACACTGAATAAACAGGTATGCCAGTGTGAgggtgacagagtgtgtgtgtgtgtgtgtgtgtacgtacactCTTGGATAAACAGGTATGCCAGTGTGAgggtgacagagtgtgtgtgtgtgtgtgtgtacgtacactCTTGGATAAACAGGTATGCCAGTGTGAgggtgacagagtgtgtgtgtgtgtgtgtgtgtacgtacactCTTGGATAAACAGGTATGCCAGTGTGAgggtgacagagtgtgtgtgtgtgtgtgtgtgtacgtacactCTTGGATAAACAGGTATGCCAGTGTGAgggtgacagagtgtgtgtgtgtgtgtacgtacactCTTGGATAAACAGGTATGACAGTGTGAgggtgacagagtgtgtgtgtgtgtgtacgtacactCTTGGATAAACAGGTATGCCAGTGTGAgggtgacagagtgtgtgtgtgtgtgtgtgtgtacgtacactCTTGGATAAACAGGTATGCCAGTGTGAGGGTTACAGTGTGTCCACTGTAGAGGAAGTCTCCACACATGAGATGACCCCCGGTGATTGACAGGCCTCCTCCACTAATCAGACCCAGGATACGCCACACCATTCCTTCAGAGTCACCATAAAgctagaagggggagagagaggtttagttAACAATGGACCGATCCTGGATGAATTAACATACTGCAACGGACTGATCCTGGATGAATTAACATACTGCAACGGACTGATCCTGGATTAATTAACATACTGCAACGGACTGATCCTGGATTAATTAACATACTGCAACGGACCGATCCTGGATTAATTAACATACTGCAATGGACTGATCCTGGATTAATTAACATACTGCAATGGACTGATCCTGGATTATTCAATGCATAATTTCTACAATGTTCCTGGTAATAGTGAAACCATTGggagccactgtgtgtgtgtccccccccAATGACGTCTATAAACCTTGAATTGCTGATGCCATGTATTGGCcaaatagagccccacagtggcggtgtcataatacccataaagcctagcggtcaaacagggaaatagtTCCTATCATTTTTCCCCACAGGGGATTTCAGAAACACTTAAGATAAGGGCTGTGTTTCCTGTAGGCTCATTACCCTGGTGTGATGTTCTGATAACCATGTCAATCTCTCTCAGACAACGTGactatttccctgtttgaccgctaggctttatgggtattatgactcataatgTGGTATTCAATGAGAGGcgttgaagccaccggtcggttAAATTGGCCCTACCTAGTAGGAGCCAATattgaatgaatggaattctatagTATTTCAGTTTCAAGTTTCAAGGTCaacattaaaatgtattttaatattattatgttgttgttgttgtgggaacAGTAACATTAGTGCCATGGCCTGcattctcaccagacatgtcacccattgagcatgtttgggatgctctggatcggcgtatacgacagcttgttccagatccagcaacttcacacagccattgacgaggacgtgggacaacattccacaggccacaatcaacatcctgatcaactctatgtgaaggagatgtgtagcgctgcatgaggcaaatggaggtcacaccagatactgactggtttcctgATCCACACCCCCTACCTttctttttaaggtatctgtgatcaacagattcatatctgtattcccagtcatgtgaaatccatagattaggacctaatgcgtttatttaaattgactgatttcctgatatgaactgtaactcagtgaaatcgttgcatgttacatttatgtttttgttcagtgaggGTCCATTATAATATCTACACAGTTttgatttggttttagtcatttcaaACTATTTTGAGTTCATTTCCCCCCCAATtttgtattatatatttttttattcaaacCACCCGTGAGCCGTATGTTTAACACCCCTGCTCTAGAACCTTCTACCAACTGTCAGATACAACCACCACACTCAAAAGCCTTCTACTACACTCTAGAACCTTCTACTACACTCTAGAACCTTCTACCAACTGCCAGATACAACCACCACACTCAACAGCCTTCTACTACACTCTAGAACCTTCTACTACACTCTAGAACCTTCTACCAACTGCCAGATACAACCACCACACTCAACAGCCTTCTACTACACTCTAGAACCTTCTACTACACTCTAGAACCTTCTACCAACTGCCAGATACAACCACCACACTCAACAGCCTTCTACTACACTCTAGAACCTTCTAACGACACTCTAGAACCGTCTAACTACACTCTAGAACATTCTACCAACTGTCAGATGCAACCACCACACTCAACAGCCTTCTACTACACTCTAGAACCTTCTAACGACACTCTAGAACCGTCTAACTACACCCTAGAACCTTCTAACTACACTCTAGAACCTTCTACCAACTGTCAGGTACACATAGTATTCACTTGCATGTACAACACGTTAAGGACACCTTCATAacattgccctcagaacagcatcagttggtctttgaaattgttgcatgttgactCTATATTTTTTGGgttcagtataaatgtatttctgtagattccaaaatatattttacaaaaaAAATGGTGTGTAGTGTCAAGATGCAGACCCCCCCACATCAGTCATCTAGTCTCTACGTGAATCATTGTGTACCTTGGGAGCGCAGGTAAAGTGTTTGCCAGGTACAGGCAGCGTGGTGATATACATGGTGACACAACGGTACATGTACAACGTTCCAATCATGAAGAAACACCGTCGACCAATGATGGACCTGGAGTGGAAAATTAACACAATTAGAACAACAGTCTAAACTGATAGTCGAAAAACACAGTTAGGTCACAGTGGTTATaacaacatacatacagacataacACAGTTAGGTCACAGTGGTTATAACAACGTACATACAGACATAACACAGTTAGGTCACAGTGGTTATaacaacatacatacagacataacAGTTAGGTCACAGTGGTTATAACAACGTACATACAGACATAACATAGTTAGGTCACAGTGGTTATaacaacatacatacagacataacATAGTTAGGTCACAGTGGTTATAACAACGTACATACAGACATAACACAGTTAGATCACAGTGGTTATAACAACGTACATACAGACATAACATAATTAGGTCACAGTGGTTATAACAACGTACATACAGACATAACACAGTTAGGTCACAGTGGTTATaacaacatacatacagacataacattttaaaaaacttCTCTATTCCTTAAAAAAAACGTTTGTGATGTCTAAGGTCTATTGTttatttcaccccccccccccccacttgctTTGgtcaatgtaaacatgtgtttcccgTGCCAATAAAGTTATTTGAATTGAAAGATAAGGAGTTGAGAGAACATGTACTTGTGTTTGAGGAAGAGCCACTGTATGAACCAGAGTCCCACCAACACCATCCCGTTGACTTCTGTTACCGTAAACGCCCACGGTACGCGGTCCACATAGTCAAAGAACTTATCCGGTAACGGGGGACTGACCGATTTATCCGGTACCCGTTCATGTACGACGGTAATGATGACGGTGGTCAGGATGAGGTTGAATAAGGCGTACACAAACGCCACCCCTGTTTTCCACCATTCCCGCGGCAACCGGTTGCTACGGCCTTCCGGTACCGAAATCTTGACGTAGTCACTGTGTTTCCGGAGACCGTTGCTAAGCGACCGGATCAGTCGGCTGGATTTGCCGCTAGCTCCGCTAGTCCGCCGGTCGTCCTGGTTATGCTTGGTGTTAGGGATGTGGTCCGTTATTGTTGACGAGGACGGGTTGCCGCGAGGGTTGCCGTTGGGGACGATGTGAGGAGGTGGTGGCGGCGGCGACGGGGACTCCATTGTCACAGATACCTCAAGGTGGGAGTGGCCTCCAGTCGCCCTCGCCTCGTCTTCGTGCATCAGTTCTGGGGTGGATATTTTGAGACACTCAACCAGCAGGCCCCAAACACGTTCTTTAACCAATCAGCAgactcccccccccaaaaaaaagtatGATCCAGAAACTTCCAGCAGGGTGTGAACTCCGACCTCCGATAATGTTTGG
The DNA window shown above is from Salvelinus alpinus chromosome 31, SLU_Salpinus.1, whole genome shotgun sequence and carries:
- the LOC139561357 gene encoding phosphatidylcholine:ceramide cholinephosphotransferase 2-like, giving the protein MHEDEARATGGHSHLEVSVTMESPSPPPPPPHIVPNGNPRGNPSSSTITDHIPNTKHNQDDRRTSGASGKSSRLIRSLSNGLRKHSDYVKISVPEGRSNRLPREWWKTGVAFVYALFNLILTTVIITVVHERVPDKSVSPPLPDKFFDYVDRVPWAFTVTEVNGMVLVGLWFIQWLFLKHKSIIGRRCFFMIGTLYMYRCVTMYITTLPVPGKHFTCAPKLYGDSEGMVWRILGLISGGGLSITGGHLMCGDFLYSGHTVTLTLAYLFIQEYSPKKMWWYVWLCWLLSAVGVICILIGHEHYSIDVVFAYFITSRLFWWYHTMANTQALRGASNNYLSRTWWNPVFHFLERNVMATVPCVFSWPVSLPSAWCNINPCERYSMVEGDRDE